The genomic region ACGCGCAGCCCAGCTACCGCAACGCTGGCCACGCTAAGAAAAATCAGGCCAGCCCCAATCGACTGGCCTTACACTGCTGACCTTTCAATCTATTCGCGACAAGGATGCCTCGGCCATGAGCGAACCCCGTTACAAGATCGTGTTCGACGGAGCTCTACAGCCCGCTGTCGATATCACCACGGCCAAACTCAATCTGGCGGATCTGTTCAAAAGCGATGTGGCCGCGATCGAACGCCTGTTCAGTGGCCGCACCGTCGCACTCAAGCGTGATTTGTCCCACAGTGATGCGCAGGCCTATCTGCAAGCGCTGAGCAAAACCGGGATCGACGCACGCATTGAAGCTGAAACGGCAATCGAGCTGAACCTGGCGGACGTCCATGAGCACACCGCCGTTGTGGCCGAACCGGACTCGCCGTATGCACCGCCTCGCGCAAGCGTTGGCGAAAGCCAGGCTGAGTTCGCCACACTCAAGCCGTTCAGCGTCGAAGGGCGAATCGGTCGCTTGCGCTTTCTGGCGTGGACGATGGTCCTGAGCCTGGTGACCCTGCCCATTGTCGGCGTGTTCGCCCTGCTGGCTCTGGGGCTGGTCAGCGGCGATTCCACCACTGGCCTGATCATCGGCGGAATCTTCGCCTTTTTCCTGTTTGTCGCATTCCTGATTGTCAGCATTCTGTTCAGCGTCCAGCGTCTGCACGATATCGGCTGGTCGGGCTGGCTCTGGTTGCTGAACCTGGTGCCGTTCGTGGGCAGTTTCTTTCCGCTGGTGATCATGGTCGTACCGGGCAATACCGGCGCCAATCGCTATGGCCCTCCCCCGCCGCCCAACAGCACCGCCGTGAAAGTGCTGTGCTCCCTGTGGATCGTGTTCTTCGCGCTGATCTTTGTCGGTGGAATGCTCGGCGGGATCTCGGCTATCCAGCAGGAATATGAAAGCAATCTGGAAAGCAGCTACGAAAGTGGCTCGGTGACCACTGATGAAGTCGAAGTACAAGTCGAATCACCTGTGGATTCCGCCGACGAGGCAGCCGAAGCGGCGCAGGCCCCTGTAGACTCTGCGAAAGAATGAACAGCGCTCCCCGCCGTGACACCCGCGTCGCCGGCGCGGAGCTGTTGCGATGGAGAATTGCATGACCCGTTACGCACTGATCACCGGCGCCTCCAGCGGCATCGGCCTGGCGATGGCCGAAGCACTGGCCCGGCGTGGCCGCAGCCTGATTCTGGTGGCCCGACAGCGTGATCAGCTGGAAAGCATTGCGATCGAATTGACCCAGCGTTTTGGCATCGAGGTACTGTTCCGCGCCTGCGATCTGGGCGAGCCATTGCGTCTGTCCGGCTTCCTGCTGGAACTGGAAGAAGGTGACCGGCATATCGACTTGCTGGTCAATTGCGCCGGCATCGGCACCTGCGGCCCGTTTCTCGCGCAGGACTGGATGACCGAGCAGGATCTGATCGAAGTGAACATCCTCGCCCTCACCCGCCTCTGCCACGCCATCGGCAACAGCATGGCGCTACAGGGTGGCGGGCAGATTCTCAACGTTGCCTCGGTCGCCGCGTTCAATCCCGGCCCGTGGATGAGCACCTACTACGCCAGCAAGGCGTATGTGCTGCACTTCTCCGAAGCCTTGCGGGTTGAACTCAAACAAAGTGCGGTGAAGGTTTCGGTGCTCTGCCCCGGCCCGACCCGTACGGCATTTTTCCGCACGGCACAGCTCAACAGCGACAAACTCAAAGACAGCAAATTGCTGATGAGTCCCGAGGAGGTTGCGCTGTACACCGTGCGCGCCCTCGACAAGAACCGCGCCATCATCATTCCGGGGCGGCGCAACCGCTGGTTCGCGTTTTTACCGCGACTGGGTTCGCGCTGGCTCAACCGTACCATTGTCGGCATGGTCAACAAGGCTTACTGCCCGCGCTGAAATGCCCTACAGGTAAAACACTGGGCGGGATAAGCCGCCCTGCGTACACTCAGACCAGCCCAAACAACGGAGAAAACAGCAGTGGATACTCTGTTCACCAAGATCATCAACCGGGAAATTCCGGCCAAGATCATCTACGAGGACGACCAGGTTCTGGCGTTCCACGACATCGCCCCTCAGGCACCGGTGCATTTCCTGGTGATCCCGAAAAAACCGGTGCGCACCCTCAATGACCTGACCGAAGACGACAAGGCTCTGGCCGGGCACATCCTGTTCACTGCGCAGCGTCTGGCATTGGAGCTGGGTTGCGAAGAAGGTTTCCGCGTGGTGATGAACTGCAATGAGAAAGGTGGGCAGACCGTCTACCACATCCATATGCACGTACTCGGTCAGCGGCAGATGAACTGGCCGCCGGGCTAAGGCACGCCCCATCCCCCTGTGGGAGCGAGCCTGCTCGCGAAGACGTCAGCACATTCAATGTATCAGTGCCTGACACTCCGCCTTCGCGAGCAGGCTCGCTCCCACAAAAAATCATGACCGCGCAGCAAATGACCCAGCGCAAACCTTCCCCCGGCCGATTCGGTTAAACTGGCCGTCGAGATTCTTCCCGGAGGTCAGCATGACTACCCAACGTCACTACTCGCCGATTGACCGTCTTCTGCTGCAAGCCGATGCCGCGATGCGTACCCTGCTGCCCTTCAGTGGCCAGCCGTACCGTCCGTCGCCGGCGATTTTGCAGCCGGACACGCAAATGAGCGACGAAGACAGCCGCCACGTCGCCGGCCTGATGCGCATCAACCATACCGGTGAAGTCTGCGCGCAGGCGCTGTATCAGGGACAGGCGCTGACCGCCAAGCTGCCTCAGGTGCGCGAGGCCATGGAGCACGCCGCCGAAGAGGAGATTGATCATCTGGTGTGGTGCGAACAACGCATTCATCAGTTGGGCAGCCATACCAGCGTGCTCAATCCGCTGTTTTACGGCATGTCGTTCGGGATTGGCGCGGTGGCCGGGTTGATCAGCGACAAGGTCAGCCTCGGTTTTGTTGCGGCGACCGAACATCAGGTTTGCAAACACTTGAATGAACATCTCGAACAGTTGCCGGCCGAGGACGAAAAATCCCGGGCGATTCTCGAGCAGATGCGCATTGATGAAGAACATCATGCCGAAAGTGCTTTGGAGGCTGGAGGTTTCCGTTTTCCGGCGCCGGTGAAGTTCGGGATGAGTATTCTGGCCAAAGTGATGACCAAGAGTACTTATCGGATTTGAGAACGGTATTGCTGCAAAGGGCCCCTTCGCGAGCAGGCTCGCTCCCACAGGTGGGGCGGCAGAATTGAAAAAGGCGACCGAAAGGTCGCCTTTTTTGTGCCCGGTGAATCTTAGGTCGGCATGTTGCGCGCGTAGAAGATTTCGAGCATTTCGTGTTTCACCCGGTCAGTCACCTGAGCGCGTTGCTCGGAGGACAGGTTGCTGGTGGCGTCGCCGAACAGGTAGTTATCCAGTTCGAAGTTCTTCAGCAGCATTTTGGTGTGGAACAGGTTTTCCTGGTACACGTTCACGTCGGTCATCTGGTACGCGTCGCGAGTGTCTTCGGACAGGTAGTTCTGGATCGAGTTGATCTCGTGATCGATGAAGTGCTTGTTGCCTTCAACGTCACGGGTGAAGCCGCGCACACGATAATCCACAGTCACGATGTCCGAATCGAACTGGTGAATGAGGAAATTGAGCGCTTTCAGCGGTGAGATGACACCACAAGTCGACACGTCGATGTCCACACGGAAGGTTGCAATACCGTCGTCCGGATGGATTTCCGGGTAGGTATGCACCGTGATATGGCTCTTGTCGAGGTGGGCCAGGATAATTTCGGGCAACGGGCCTGGCGATTCTTCGATCTGGCTTTCAGTCGGGGTTACCGGCTCTTCAGAAATCAGAATCGTGACGCTGGCACCCTGAGGCTCATAGTTCTGACTCGCAATGTTCAGAATGTTGGCACCAATGATTTCGACAACTTCCGTGAGGATCTGCGTCAGGCGTTCGGCGTTGTACTCTTGATTGATGTACTCGACGTAAGCCTGCTGGTCTTGCGGGGTCTCCGCGTAGCAGATGTCATAGATGTTGAAGCTCAAGGTCTTTGTCAGGTTATTGAACCCGTGGAGCTTGAGTTTGCTTTTCACCGTTAAAAACTCTCTATGTATGCGGCACGGCCGCGTGATCAAGCATGCCCGTCAAGTGCGAACAACGCACCTGCGTAGGACGGTTAACACCTCTTCGCGATGGCGATTTTGGTTATCTGTTCAGGCGGATGATCTGTCGGCTGACTGACCACTGCCCTGAAAAAAGTGGCGCATTATGCAGACGTCAGCGGGGGATCGCCAGAGTCTGCACTGCTTTTATGATAGTTGAATGTCGGTTCAACCGAGTTCGACGATTTCATAGTCGTGTGTGATCGCGACACCGGCGGCACCGAGCATGATCGAAGCGGAGCAATACTTCTCGGCGGACAGTTCGATGGCGCGCTTGACCTGGGCCTCTTTCAGGCCGCGGCCCTTGACCACGAAATGCATGTGGATCTTGGTGAACACCTTCGGATCTTCAGTCGCGCGCTCGGCTTCAAGGAAAGCTTCGCAGCTTTCAACCGCCTGACGGGACTTCTTCAGGATGCTGACCACGTCGAAGTTGCTGCAACCGCCAACACCCAGCAGAAGCATTTCCATCGGGCGAACACCCAGATTACGACCACCGGCGTCCGGCGGACCGTCCATCACCACGACATGACCGCTACCGGATTCGCCGAGGAACATGGCTTCGCCAGCCCATTGGATGCGTGCCTTCATCGCCCAGACTCCACTGTAAAAAAAGGGTCGCCAGCTTAGCACAGGGCTTCGCCCGGACAGCGAGCGACGTTCCTAGGACGGATGCCTCAGCGACGTAGGTAATTTCTCGAATTTTCGACGAAGTGTCTGTTAAGCTGGCGCCAATTCGCTGGCGCCCATGTCAGCTGTGTAGCGACCGCCTTCAGCGCCTCATAAAAAAATCAAACATCACCGTGCAGTCTTTTCGGGATACAACCATGGTTGCTATTACCCCCACACCCAAAATCAAGAATCTCGACAAGCTGTTGATGCATTGCCAGCGCCGTCGCCATGCGGCCAAGAGCAACATCATCTGTGCGGGCGATCGCTCGGACACGCTGTACTTCATCATCAAGGGTTCGGTGACGATCCTGATCGAGGATGACGACGGGCGCGAGATGATCATCGCTTACCTCAACGCCGGGGATTTCTTTGGTGAGCTGGGCCTGTTCGAGCAGGCGGGTCAGGAACAGCAGCGCAGTGCTTGGGTGCGGGCCAAGGTCGAGTGTGAAACCGCGGAAATCAGCTATGCCAAGTTCCGCGAATTGTCGCAGCAGGATCCAGACATTCTTTACGTACTCAGCGGACAAATCGCACAACGCCTGCGTAACACCACGCGCAAGGTCGGCGATCTGGCGTTTTTCGACGTCACTGGTCGAGTGGCGCGTTGCCTGCTGGAACTGTGCAAGCAGCCAGACGCGATGACGCATCCGGACGGCATGCAGATCAAGGTGACCCGTCAGGAAATCGGGCGGATTGTCGGTTGCTCGCGGGAGATGGTCGGTCGCGTGCTCAAGGATCTTGAGGAACGCAACCTGGTCGATGTGAAAGGCAAGACCATGGTGGTCTTCGGTACGCGCTAAGCCCGAATATCAGGCGCTGTACATCTGCGCCAACATCAAACGAAACAACTCATCGAGACGCGCCAAGGCCTGTGGCGCGTTGAATTTTTCATGCAGGGCGATGTGGCTTTGCGCCCGCACCCGCTGTTCCAGGCCACACGCTTCGTTGAAGCGATTGACCGCTGCGACCATCGATTCCCGTTCGTTATCCATCAGCATCGCACCGTGCACCAGACCGACCGGGCGCTGTCCACCCTGACTCTGGCGCCAGCGCTGCGCGGTGCCGACCATTTTGCGGCCGTCGAGATTGACGTTGAAGCGACCGTCGCAGAACGCACCGTCGATTTCACCCAACGATGCCGTGCCACCCAACTCGTCGAGCAACTGACAGATCGGATCGCACAAGCGGCGGTAGCCGGTTTCGATGCGATTGAGGTCGCCTTCGCTGCGCGGTGGTGCGTAGACCAGAGCGATGTTGATAGTGGCGGCAGATTGCGGCACGGGTTCGCCGCCGGTTTCGCGCAGCAGGACGGGCCAGCCGCCGGCGGCGGAGACTTCAGAGGCGCGGTCGAAACCGGGGAGACGATTGAGGCGGCGCGGCATGACCAGCGCGCGATCACTGGGTTGCCAGAACAGCAGGCCGAATTCGGAGTCGCCGGCGCAAACCGAGGCCAGCAAATCCTGTTCGGCTTGCAGGCCGGCTTCGATGGTCAGGGGGGTTGGCAGCGACATAACAGGCTCCGGCAACATGGAAATCTTTAGCGGTTTCGATGGCCCCTTCGCGAGCAGGCTCGCTCCCACATTTGGAATGCATGTTCATGTGGGAGCGAGCCTGCTCGCGAAGCAGTCGACTCGGTCTAACCGCAATCAGTCGAGGGTCGAACCGCTGATGGAAGTGCCACGCTCCGGGAAGAACAGTCGCTGCAGTTCAGTGCCCGGATTCTCGGCGCGCATGAACGCTTCACCGACCAGGAACGAGTAAACGTCACTGATTTCCATCAACTCGACATCGGCGCGGTTGAGGATGCCGCTCTCGGTAATCACCAGACGATCGCGCGGAATGCGCGGCAGCAGGTCGAGGGTGGTTTCCAGGCTGACATCAAAGGTGTGCAGGTTACGGTTGTTGACTCCGACCAGCGGTGTGTCGAGGGTTTTCAACGCACGTTCCAGTTCATCACCGTCGTGCACTTCGACCAACACATCGAGACCGACGCTTTTGGCGACGGCGGCCAGCTCGGCCATTTTCACGTCATCCAGTGCGGAGACGATCAACAGCACACAGTCGGCGCCCAGCGCACGGGCTTCAACGATCTGGTAAGGATCGATCATGAAGTCCTTGCGGATAACCGGCAGGCTGCACGCGGCACGGGCCTGTTGCAGGTACGCATCGGCGCCCTGGAAGTAATCGATGTCGGTCAGCACGGACAGACAGGTCGCCCCGCCCTTCTCGTAGCTCTTGGCGATGTCGGCGGGAACGAAGTTCTCGCGGATCACGCCTTTGCTTGGCGAAGCCTTTTTGATTTCGGCAATCACCGCAGGCTGCTTCTTCTTCGCCTGGGTCAGCAATGCCTGGGCAAAACCACGGGGTGCATCGGCCGCCTTGGCCAGACTTTCCAGCTCGCTCAGGCTGACGCGAGCGCTACGCTCGGCGACTTCCTGAACTTTGCGCGCCAGAATGTTTTCCAGAACCGTCGGTACACTCATCCCTCATTCTCCACTTTGAATACCGCGGTAAAGGCACCCAGCTCCTCGAGTTTTTCCCGAGCGAGGCCGGTGTGCAGAGCGTCGTGCGCAAGCTCGACGCCCTGTTTCAAACTACTGGCCACGTCAGCGGCATACAGCGCTGCACCGGCATTGAGCACAATCATTTCGGCGGCTTTCTGGCCGTTTTCGGTTTTGCGCTTACCCAACGCATCGCGGATCAGCGCCAGCGAGGCTTCCGGGCCGTCGACCGATAGACCGTGCAGGCTCTGGCTCTTCATGCCGAGGTCTTCCGGCTCGACCCAATATTCGCTGATCTCGTTGTTTTTCAGCTCGGCGACAAAAGTCGGCGCAGCGAGACTGAACTCGTCCAGACCGTCCTTCGAATGCACCACCAGCACATGCTTGCTGCCCAGACGCTGCAAGACTTCGGCCAGTGGCCGGCACAGCGCCTTGTTGAATACGCCCACAACCTGATGCTTCACACCGGCCGGATTCGTAAGCGGGCCGAGCATGTTGAACAGCGTACGCAGGCCGAGATCGCGGCGCGGGCCGGCGGCGTATTTCATGGCTTTGTGGTGGGTCTGGGCGAACATGAAACCGATGCCGACGTTGTCGATGCAACGCGCGACTTGCACCGGTGTCAGGTTCAGATAAATGCCGGCCGCTTCGAGCAAGTCGGCGCTGCCGCTCTTGCCCGATACCGCGCGGTTACCGTGTTTGGCCACGGTGCAACCGGCTGCCGCGACGACGAACGAAGAAGCCGTCGACACGTTGAAGATGTTTGCGCCGTCACCGCCGGTGCCAACCACATCGACGACGCCGTCGAGGGTCTTCAGTTCGACCTGATCGGCCAGCTCACGCATCACCGACACGGCGCCGACGATTTCGTCGATGCTCTCGCTCTTCATGCGCATGGCCATCATGAACGCGCCAATCTGCGCGTCAGTGCATTGGCCCGTCATGATTTCGCGCATCACATCGCGCATTTCATCGGTGCTGAGGTCGAGGTGTTCGACGATACGGCTCAGGGCTGTCTTGATATTCATGGGAAGTCCTTAGCGCGTGCCGCCGGTTTGTTTGAGGAAGTTGGCAAACAGTTCATGGCCCTGCTCGGTCAGGATCGACTCGGGGTGGAACTGTACGCCCTCAATGTTCAGGGTCTTGTGACGCAGGCCCATGATTTCGTCAACCGAACCGTCATCGTGTTGGGTCCACGCGGTCAGTTCGAGGCAATCGGGCAAAGTGTCGTGCTTGACGATCAGCGAGTGGTAGCGGGTAACCGTCAACGGATGATTCAGACCTTGGAAAACGCCCTTGTCCTCGTGGAATACCGGGCTAGTCTTACCGTGCATCACTTGGCGGGCGCGGACTACATCGCCGCCAAACGCTTGGCCGATGGACTGGTGGCCAAGGCAGACACCGAGGATCGGCAGCTTGCCGGCGAAGTGTTTGATGGCTTCGATGGAGATGCCGGCTTCGGTCGGTGTACACGGGCCTGGCGATACCACGATGCGCTCAGGTTTCAGCGCTTCGATTTCGGCGACGGTCAATTCGTCGTTGCGCACAACTTTGACCTCGGCACCCAGCTCGCCGAGGTATTGCACAACGTTGTAAGTAAAGGAGTCGTAGTTGTCGATCATCAGCAACATGGCGTGTCGAACCTCTTGAATTCTGATTTGAAAACAGCCTTCAGATCACTTGCCCGCAGGGCGCTGCACGATGTCGGACGCAGGAAGATGCGTCGGCACAGCGGCATTTCAAACAGGCAAGGAAGGCAAAGCGATACAGATCCGGCGGGGCCGGCAGAAAAGATTCAGGCGCGCCAACGCCAGCGGGCGTGTGCCTTGATGACTTGATCCAGAAGTTTGCTGGTGATCAACACGGGGAAGGTCTCGTTCATACGTTCCGGCACAGTAACTTAGCTGGGCGGAGCGTGCAATATGGCCGGGGCTTTGGGGAATAAATCCAGGGGAGGATTCGCGACCGATGGCAAAACGCCGGGAGTTTTTGGTACTGTCGTTTCGTTCACCTACAACAATAAATAAACGGACTTGCTCATGATCAAACAGACGTTGTTTGTACCGCTGGCCGGCTGCTTGCTCGCACTGGCCTGCGCCCAGGCCAATGCTGCGCCCAACCCCTATTCGAATTTCATTGTTTTCGGCGATAGCCTGAACGATGCCGGGACCTTTACCGACACCGGCGGCCCGGCCGGCTCCACCGAGCGTTACACCAACCGTACCGGGCCGGTGTATCAGGATGGCAGCGGTGAACTGTATTCATTGAATTCCACGCAACTACTCGGCGGGCGCCTGGGTTTTTCCGCAGACCAGACAGCCTCTTCCAGTTCCGCAGTGCGTGCCGAAAACGGTCAACCTGATGGCAACAACTGGGCGGTTGGCGGTTATCGTACTGACCAGATTCTCGACTCGATCACGACGCAATCCGCCACCGGCGAGCGCACCCGCGCCGGTTACCTGCCATCGAACGGCTTTCGCGCCGACCCGAATGCGCTGTATTACATCTCTGGCGGCGGTAACGACTTCCTGCAAGGGCGCATTCTCAGCCTGCCGCAGGCCAACGCCGCCGCCGATCGACTGGCTGACAGCGTGCAAACCCTGCAAACCGCCGGCGCCAAATACGTGATGGTATGGCTGTTGCCTGATGTTGGCCTGACCCCGGCCATCAACGGTACGCCGCTGCAAGCCTTCAGCAGCCAGCTCGCCACGCAGTTCAACAGCCAGTTGGTCACACGCCTGCAAGGCATCAACGCCGAAGTCATTCCGCTGAACATTCCGGTGCTGCTCTCGGAAGTGTTTGCCGATCCTGGGCGCTTTGGCCTCGCCACCGATCAGAACCTGACCGCGACCTGCTTCAGTGGCAATAGCTGCACCGAGAACGCCCGTTACGGGATCAACAGCGCGACACCCGACCCGAGCAAGCTGATCTACAACGACGGCGTACACCCGACCGAGGCCGGGCAAAAGCTGATCTCTGACTATGCCTATTCCCTGCTCGCCGCGCCGTGGGAACTGACGCTGTTACCGGAAATGGCCCACGCCACCGTGCGCGCGCATCAGGATGAACTGCGCAACCAATGGCAAGCGGATTGGGAGAACTGGCAGGCAGTCGGCCAGTGGCGGGCGATTGTTTCCGCCGGTGGCCAGCATCTGGATGTCGACAGCCAAAGCAGCGGCGCCAGTGCCGATGGCAATGGTTACAACCTCAACGTCGGTGGCAGCTATCGCTTGAATGAAGCCTGGCGCGTCGGCGTGGCAGGCGGTTTCTACCGGCAGAATCTGGAGGCCGGACATAACGACTCGGACTACAAACTCAACAGCTACATGGCCACGGCATTCGCCCAGTTCCAGCAGAACCGCTGGTGGGCTGACGCGGCGTTGACCGGCGGTAAACTCGACTACGACAACCTCAAGCGCAAGTTCGATCTGGGCGCCAGCGAAGGTGCGGAGAAAGGCGACACTGACGGCAGCCTCTGGGCCTTCAGCGCGCGTGTCGGTTACGACATTGCCCAGCCGGGCAGCGAGTGGCACCTGTCGCCATTCGTCAGCGCCGACTACGCCAGCGTTGATGTCGATGGTTATTCAGAGAAGAGCAACCGCGCCACGGCATTGACCTTTGATGATCAGACTCGCGATTCGAAACGTCTGGGTCTGGGCTTGCAGGGCAAGTACAACATCACCCCGCAAACCCAGGTGTTTGGCGAATACGCTCACGAGCGTGAGTACGAAGATGATGTGCAGAAGGTGCGTATTGCGCTCAATACCTTGCCGGCGAATGACTTCAAACTTGAAGGCTATACGCCGCAGAGTCATTTGAACCGCTTGAGTCTGGGCGTCAGCCACAAGCTCACGGCTGATCTGGCGCTGCGCGGCGGTTACTCGTTGCGCAAGGATGATGACTTTACACAGCAGGGCGTTAACGTCGGAGTGGTGCTGGATTTCTAAAACCGCAGGCAAAAAAAAGCGGCGCCCTCACAGGCGCCGCTTTTTTATTGCCGAACGCAAAGCCAACTGTGGGAGCGAGCCTGCTCGCGAAGAGGGTGTGTCAGTCGCCATTAATGTTGGCTGACACACCGCTTTCGCGAGCAGGCTCGCTCCCACAAGGTTTTGTGTTGGTCAGGCTTCCGGGGTTTGCTCGGCCAGCGCCACGGCACGGAACATCGCGCGGCGTTTGTTCAGGGTTTCTTCCCATTCCAGCGCCGGCACCGAGTCGGCGACGATACCGCCACCGGCCTGCACGTGCAGTTCGCCGTTCTTGATCACCGCCGTACGAATCGCAATCGCGGTGTCCATGTTGCCGTTCCAGGCGAAGTAACCGACCGCCCCGCCGTAGACGCCACGCTTGACAGGCTCCAGTTCGTCGATGATTTCCATCGCGCGAATCTTCGGTGCGCCCGACAAGGTGCCCGCCGGCAGAATCGCTCGCAGCGCGTCCATTGCCGTCAGCCCGGCCTTCAACTGGCCCGTGACGTTGGAGACGATGTGCATAACGTTGGAATAACGCTCGATAACCATTTTCTCGGTGAGCTTCACCGAACCAATCTCCGAGACGCGCCCGGTATCGTTACGACCCAGATCAATCAGCATCAAGTGCTCGGCGATCTCCTTGTCGTCCGACAGCAGATCTTCTTCCAGCGCCACGTCCGCCTCTTCGGTCGCGCCACGAGGGCGAGTACCGGCAATCGGACGCACGGTGATCAGGTTGTCTTCAACGCGCACCAGCACTTCTGGCGAACTGCCAACAACGTGGAAGTCGCCGAAGTTGAAGAAGTACATGTACGGCGTCGGGTTGAAGCAACGCAGCGCGCGGTACAAATCGATCGGCGCAGCCTTGAAGTCGATCGACATGCGCTGCGACGGCACGACCTGCATGCAGTCACCGGCCAGGATGTATTCCTTGATGGTGTCGACGGCTTTCTCGTAATCGTTCTGGGTGAAACTGGAGCGGAACACTGGGTCAGTGGATTGTTGCTTGCTGAAATCCAGGCCCCGGCGCGGGGTGATCGGCTGACGGAGCTTTTCCAGCAACGCCTGCAGTTGCGCCTGACCTTGTTCGAAGGCATCGGCCTGCGCAGGATCGGCCAGCACGATCGCGTGCATCTTGCCGGCGAGGTTGTCGAACACAACGACCGCGTCGGAGACCATCAGTAGAATGTCCGGGACGCCCAGCGGATCCGGGTTCGGGCACTTGCCCAAACGCTTCTCGACATAACGCACACAGTCGTAACCGAAGTAACCGA from Pseudomonas tensinigenes harbors:
- the trpC gene encoding indole-3-glycerol phosphate synthase TrpC encodes the protein MSVPTVLENILARKVQEVAERSARVSLSELESLAKAADAPRGFAQALLTQAKKKQPAVIAEIKKASPSKGVIRENFVPADIAKSYEKGGATCLSVLTDIDYFQGADAYLQQARAACSLPVIRKDFMIDPYQIVEARALGADCVLLIVSALDDVKMAELAAVAKSVGLDVLVEVHDGDELERALKTLDTPLVGVNNRNLHTFDVSLETTLDLLPRIPRDRLVITESGILNRADVELMEISDVYSFLVGEAFMRAENPGTELQRLFFPERGTSISGSTLD
- the coq7 gene encoding 2-polyprenyl-3-methyl-6-methoxy-1,4-benzoquinone monooxygenase, whose amino-acid sequence is MTTQRHYSPIDRLLLQADAAMRTLLPFSGQPYRPSPAILQPDTQMSDEDSRHVAGLMRINHTGEVCAQALYQGQALTAKLPQVREAMEHAAEEEIDHLVWCEQRIHQLGSHTSVLNPLFYGMSFGIGAVAGLISDKVSLGFVAATEHQVCKHLNEHLEQLPAEDEKSRAILEQMRIDEEHHAESALEAGGFRFPAPVKFGMSILAKVMTKSTYRI
- the trpD gene encoding anthranilate phosphoribosyltransferase: MNIKTALSRIVEHLDLSTDEMRDVMREIMTGQCTDAQIGAFMMAMRMKSESIDEIVGAVSVMRELADQVELKTLDGVVDVVGTGGDGANIFNVSTASSFVVAAAGCTVAKHGNRAVSGKSGSADLLEAAGIYLNLTPVQVARCIDNVGIGFMFAQTHHKAMKYAAGPRRDLGLRTLFNMLGPLTNPAGVKHQVVGVFNKALCRPLAEVLQRLGSKHVLVVHSKDGLDEFSLAAPTFVAELKNNEISEYWVEPEDLGMKSQSLHGLSVDGPEASLALIRDALGKRKTENGQKAAEMIVLNAGAALYAADVASSLKQGVELAHDALHTGLAREKLEELGAFTAVFKVENEG
- the crp gene encoding cAMP-activated global transcriptional regulator CRP, which gives rise to MVAITPTPKIKNLDKLLMHCQRRRHAAKSNIICAGDRSDTLYFIIKGSVTILIEDDDGREMIIAYLNAGDFFGELGLFEQAGQEQQRSAWVRAKVECETAEISYAKFRELSQQDPDILYVLSGQIAQRLRNTTRKVGDLAFFDVTGRVARCLLELCKQPDAMTHPDGMQIKVTRQEIGRIVGCSREMVGRVLKDLEERNLVDVKGKTMVVFGTR
- a CDS encoding aminodeoxychorismate/anthranilate synthase component II; translation: MLLMIDNYDSFTYNVVQYLGELGAEVKVVRNDELTVAEIEALKPERIVVSPGPCTPTEAGISIEAIKHFAGKLPILGVCLGHQSIGQAFGGDVVRARQVMHGKTSPVFHEDKGVFQGLNHPLTVTRYHSLIVKHDTLPDCLELTAWTQHDDGSVDEIMGLRHKTLNIEGVQFHPESILTEQGHELFANFLKQTGGTR
- a CDS encoding histidine triad nucleotide-binding protein, whose product is MDTLFTKIINREIPAKIIYEDDQVLAFHDIAPQAPVHFLVIPKKPVRTLNDLTEDDKALAGHILFTAQRLALELGCEEGFRVVMNCNEKGGQTVYHIHMHVLGQRQMNWPPG
- a CDS encoding DUF805 domain-containing protein, encoding MSEPRYKIVFDGALQPAVDITTAKLNLADLFKSDVAAIERLFSGRTVALKRDLSHSDAQAYLQALSKTGIDARIEAETAIELNLADVHEHTAVVAEPDSPYAPPRASVGESQAEFATLKPFSVEGRIGRLRFLAWTMVLSLVTLPIVGVFALLALGLVSGDSTTGLIIGGIFAFFLFVAFLIVSILFSVQRLHDIGWSGWLWLLNLVPFVGSFFPLVIMVVPGNTGANRYGPPPPPNSTAVKVLCSLWIVFFALIFVGGMLGGISAIQQEYESNLESSYESGSVTTDEVEVQVESPVDSADEAAEAAQAPVDSAKE
- the speD gene encoding adenosylmethionine decarboxylase, yielding MKSKLKLHGFNNLTKTLSFNIYDICYAETPQDQQAYVEYINQEYNAERLTQILTEVVEIIGANILNIASQNYEPQGASVTILISEEPVTPTESQIEESPGPLPEIILAHLDKSHITVHTYPEIHPDDGIATFRVDIDVSTCGVISPLKALNFLIHQFDSDIVTVDYRVRGFTRDVEGNKHFIDHEINSIQNYLSEDTRDAYQMTDVNVYQENLFHTKMLLKNFELDNYLFGDATSNLSSEQRAQVTDRVKHEMLEIFYARNMPT
- a CDS encoding lipoate--protein ligase family protein, with translation MSLPTPLTIEAGLQAEQDLLASVCAGDSEFGLLFWQPSDRALVMPRRLNRLPGFDRASEVSAAGGWPVLLRETGGEPVPQSAATINIALVYAPPRSEGDLNRIETGYRRLCDPICQLLDELGGTASLGEIDGAFCDGRFNVNLDGRKMVGTAQRWRQSQGGQRPVGLVHGAMLMDNERESMVAAVNRFNEACGLEQRVRAQSHIALHEKFNAPQALARLDELFRLMLAQMYSA
- a CDS encoding OsmC family protein — translated: MKARIQWAGEAMFLGESGSGHVVVMDGPPDAGGRNLGVRPMEMLLLGVGGCSNFDVVSILKKSRQAVESCEAFLEAERATEDPKVFTKIHMHFVVKGRGLKEAQVKRAIELSAEKYCSASIMLGAAGVAITHDYEIVELG
- a CDS encoding SDR family NAD(P)-dependent oxidoreductase; this translates as MTRYALITGASSGIGLAMAEALARRGRSLILVARQRDQLESIAIELTQRFGIEVLFRACDLGEPLRLSGFLLELEEGDRHIDLLVNCAGIGTCGPFLAQDWMTEQDLIEVNILALTRLCHAIGNSMALQGGGQILNVASVAAFNPGPWMSTYYASKAYVLHFSEALRVELKQSAVKVSVLCPGPTRTAFFRTAQLNSDKLKDSKLLMSPEEVALYTVRALDKNRAIIIPGRRNRWFAFLPRLGSRWLNRTIVGMVNKAYCPR